One stretch of Ooceraea biroi isolate clonal line C1 chromosome 4, Obir_v5.4, whole genome shotgun sequence DNA includes these proteins:
- the LOC105282647 gene encoding tumor protein p63-regulated gene 1-like protein isoform X1, which translates to MEETYLDDGPAENFERATLEIANTDIKSTTESSDDTSKRNSSSKNMCNVPFRHIDVHTFFTDRNEVVERAINDCTENLIKEHNDELVGSWLLTEISLWDTEKERLVLLATNALYSVKYDFISLKILDFNRVPISLLDTVITGDLIYPTASLAPRLSGLAEGVSSMIQCAVRQEWSSVAGCSGLTQFEPRKRHMPGMRLMWNRGQPLPLIKKWNPFAKDIPWLTYASHPLFWYKGTEVVKTRFDIDAFQTTLKSLLPRGCTVITMPIIVENYCGVGALVHNRNGLGFFKIRGKVSF; encoded by the exons ATGGAGGAAACGTATTTAGACGACGGGCCTGCCGAAAATTTCGAAAGAGCCACCCTCGAAATCGCCAACACTGACA TCAAATCAACGACGGAGAGCAGCGATGACACGTCAAAGCGGAATTCCAGTTCGAAAAACATGTGTAACGTGCCTTTCCGGCACATAGACGTTCACACGTTCTTCACCGACAGAAACGAGGTCGTAGAGAGAGCGATAAACGATTGCACGGAGAACCTGATAAAGGAACACAATGACGAACTTGTTGGAAGTTGGCTGTTGACCGA AATAAGTTTGTGGGatacagagaaagaaagactcGTCTTGTTGGCAACGAATGCTCTTTATTCTGTAAAGTATGACTTTATCTCCTTAAAGATACTTGATTTTAATCGAGTGCCCATATCACTGCTCGATACAGTAATtacaggtgatttgatttatCCAACTGCATCCCTTGCTCC aCGATTAAGCGGATTAGCAGAAGGCGTGTCGTCTATGATTCAATGTGCAGTGCGTCAAGAGTGGTCGTCTGTTGCAGGTTGCTCTGGTCTTACTCAATTCGAGCCTAG GAAGCGACACATGCCTGGAATGAGACTCATGTGGAATAGAGGACAACCCTTGCCTTTGATAAAAAAGTGGAATCCGTTCGCGAAAGACATACCGTGGCTCACGTACGCTAGTCATCCTTTGTTTTGGTATAAAG GAACTGAAGTTGTGAAAACGAGGTTCGACATAGACGCTTTTCAGACTACGCTCAAAAGTTTACTACCCCGGGGATGCACCGTCATCACTATGCCAATAATCGTAGAGAATTATTGCGGAGTCGGTGCCTTAGTGCACAACAGGAACGGCTTAGGTTTCTTTAAGATACGCGGCAAAGTCAGTTTCTAA
- the LOC105282647 gene encoding tumor protein p63-regulated gene 1 protein isoform X2 translates to MEETYLDDGPAENFERATLEIANTDIKSTTESSDDTSKRNSSSKNMCNVPFRHIDVHTFFTDRNEVVERAINDCTENLIKEHNDELVGSWLLTEISLWDTEKERLVLLATNALYSVKYDFISLKILDFNRVPISLLDTVITGDLIYPTASLAPKRHMPGMRLMWNRGQPLPLIKKWNPFAKDIPWLTYASHPLFWYKGTEVVKTRFDIDAFQTTLKSLLPRGCTVITMPIIVENYCGVGALVHNRNGLGFFKIRGKVSF, encoded by the exons ATGGAGGAAACGTATTTAGACGACGGGCCTGCCGAAAATTTCGAAAGAGCCACCCTCGAAATCGCCAACACTGACA TCAAATCAACGACGGAGAGCAGCGATGACACGTCAAAGCGGAATTCCAGTTCGAAAAACATGTGTAACGTGCCTTTCCGGCACATAGACGTTCACACGTTCTTCACCGACAGAAACGAGGTCGTAGAGAGAGCGATAAACGATTGCACGGAGAACCTGATAAAGGAACACAATGACGAACTTGTTGGAAGTTGGCTGTTGACCGA AATAAGTTTGTGGGatacagagaaagaaagactcGTCTTGTTGGCAACGAATGCTCTTTATTCTGTAAAGTATGACTTTATCTCCTTAAAGATACTTGATTTTAATCGAGTGCCCATATCACTGCTCGATACAGTAATtacaggtgatttgatttatCCAACTGCATCCCTTGCTCC GAAGCGACACATGCCTGGAATGAGACTCATGTGGAATAGAGGACAACCCTTGCCTTTGATAAAAAAGTGGAATCCGTTCGCGAAAGACATACCGTGGCTCACGTACGCTAGTCATCCTTTGTTTTGGTATAAAG GAACTGAAGTTGTGAAAACGAGGTTCGACATAGACGCTTTTCAGACTACGCTCAAAAGTTTACTACCCCGGGGATGCACCGTCATCACTATGCCAATAATCGTAGAGAATTATTGCGGAGTCGGTGCCTTAGTGCACAACAGGAACGGCTTAGGTTTCTTTAAGATACGCGGCAAAGTCAGTTTCTAA